A single candidate division TA06 bacterium B3_TA06 DNA region contains:
- a CDS encoding peptidase M28: MFAELTEAFGPSGYEGDVRAIMAGHFSGSMSVSTDRLGSVVASHEGEAKGPKILVAAHMDEVGFMVKHITKEGYIRFLPIGGWWPQVLLSQRVNVRTRKGDFEGIIGSKPPHAMKEDERKKPPEIDELFIDLGVVGEKGAADAGVRPGDPIIPVSPFRFLANGVLAAKAWDDRVGCAVLAELANDLPKHPSRLYLAGTVQEEVGLRGARTVAGLVEPDVAFAIDVSLSSDTPGADSDAVEKFGAGAAVLVHDSTMIPNVALRDFVCEVAEAEGIKYHLTSLHGGYDTGAIHISKIGVPSIALGLPSRYIHSHVSAIYEEDYSALLNLMKAVTQRLDSKKLSEITKFV, from the coding sequence ATGTTTGCAGAGTTGACCGAGGCTTTTGGGCCTTCCGGTTACGAGGGCGACGTTCGTGCTATCATGGCGGGGCACTTTTCAGGCTCTATGAGTGTATCCACCGACCGTCTCGGCTCGGTAGTCGCCTCACATGAGGGCGAGGCGAAAGGCCCTAAGATCCTAGTCGCCGCCCACATGGACGAGGTCGGGTTCATGGTCAAGCACATCACCAAGGAAGGCTACATCCGCTTCCTGCCCATAGGCGGCTGGTGGCCGCAGGTGCTTTTAAGCCAGCGGGTTAATGTGCGCACCCGCAAGGGTGATTTCGAAGGGATCATAGGCTCCAAACCACCGCACGCCATGAAGGAGGACGAACGAAAGAAGCCTCCAGAGATAGACGAGCTCTTCATAGACCTTGGTGTGGTCGGAGAGAAGGGGGCAGCCGATGCGGGTGTGCGCCCCGGCGACCCTATAATCCCTGTCTCACCCTTCAGGTTTCTTGCCAACGGAGTTCTAGCTGCCAAGGCGTGGGATGACCGGGTAGGGTGTGCGGTGCTCGCCGAATTAGCCAACGATCTTCCAAAACATCCCTCAAGGCTCTATCTGGCCGGGACGGTTCAGGAGGAGGTAGGGCTTCGCGGCGCTCGAACCGTCGCCGGTCTGGTTGAGCCTGATGTGGCGTTCGCCATAGACGTATCGCTTTCCTCAGACACCCCTGGTGCCGATTCCGACGCGGTAGAGAAGTTCGGGGCAGGAGCCGCAGTGCTTGTTCACGACTCAACCATGATACCTAACGTAGCCTTGCGCGATTTCGTGTGCGAGGTTGCAGAGGCCGAGGGCATCAAGTATCACCTGACATCCCTTCACGGCGGCTACGACACCGGTGCTATACACATCTCAAAGATCGGCGTCCCCTCCATAGCACTGGGTTTGCCATCGCGCTACATCCACTCACACGTCTCGGCAATCTATGAGGAGGACTACTCAGCTCTCCTTAACTTGATGAAGGCTGTTACCCAACGCCTGGACTCCAAAAAGCTTTCTGAGATTACCAAGTTTGTCTGA
- a CDS encoding ABC transporter — protein MLHQAYGSQPGGTFRGYGGQVSSKILVSLEDVSVRFQELTALHDVNIQITAGSSTALIGPNGGGKTTLLKVIAGLIKPTQGRVRYYDLKRARIGYVPQESVVDWRFPVSALDVVLMGRYPALGLIRRAGRHDREIALTMLARVGLRDVAKRPVGALSGGQKQRVAIARALVGEPKLILLDEPTSGADVEAKDRFYSLIRELKKELSLTILVASHDLVVVPSFVDDVACVAKSVHLHACPSEIWDEEHFQRLYGTQMEAIFHGKVPHRMVAPHAKAKPSRGDPARTRNTRNTPKSEKGKR, from the coding sequence ATCCTACATCAAGCTTATGGATCGCAACCTGGCGGTACTTTCAGAGGCTATGGGGGGCAGGTGAGTTCCAAAATCCTGGTTAGCCTTGAGGACGTCAGTGTACGCTTTCAAGAGCTCACGGCTCTTCATGATGTGAACATCCAGATAACGGCGGGCTCATCCACGGCGCTCATAGGTCCGAACGGGGGCGGGAAGACAACGCTTCTCAAGGTGATAGCAGGCCTTATCAAGCCTACCCAGGGAAGGGTGCGTTACTATGATCTCAAGCGCGCCAGGATAGGTTACGTTCCCCAGGAGAGCGTGGTTGACTGGCGCTTCCCTGTGAGTGCCCTGGATGTGGTGCTCATGGGACGGTACCCGGCTTTAGGGCTCATAAGACGAGCGGGCAGGCACGACCGCGAGATCGCACTTACTATGCTTGCTCGCGTGGGGCTTAGGGATGTGGCCAAGCGTCCGGTAGGGGCACTATCCGGCGGGCAGAAGCAGCGCGTGGCCATCGCCCGTGCGCTTGTTGGTGAGCCGAAGCTTATCCTGCTCGACGAACCCACCTCAGGCGCGGACGTTGAGGCAAAGGACCGTTTCTATTCCCTTATCCGCGAGTTGAAGAAGGAACTTTCCCTCACCATACTGGTGGCAAGCCACGATCTTGTGGTGGTGCCGAGTTTCGTTGACGATGTGGCCTGCGTGGCGAAGAGTGTGCATCTGCACGCTTGTCCCTCCGAGATCTGGGATGAGGAACATTTCCAGCGGTTATACGGGACCCAGATGGAGGCGATCTTCCACGGAAAGGTCCCCCACCGAATGGTTGCACCCCACGCGAAGGCGAAGCCTTCGCGTGGGGACCCCGCCCGTACCCGTAACACCCGTAACACACCAAAATCGGAGAAGGGGAAGAGATAG
- a CDS encoding ABC transporter: protein MQRALIAGVLVSVLLSILGFFVVLRKMSFIGVGIAHAAFGGVALGHLLGIPVFLSASVFSVAAGLGIGAVTRRGRIKEDTAIGIFFAAGMALGVLFLSLKPGYITDLASYLFGSILAVTPTDLWIIAAAAFLILVLLALFFKELIASSFDAELARASGIPEGFLFYLLLGLVSLGIVSAIKLVGIILVSALLVLPAATALQWSRRYGWVLALSALFGLAYTVSGLAISYWIDIPSGATIVILGTAVFLLSLAISPLRRRKGSHPDRTRSARSGTTG, encoded by the coding sequence ATGCAGCGAGCTCTGATCGCCGGGGTGCTGGTATCCGTACTGCTCTCCATTCTTGGGTTCTTCGTGGTCTTAAGAAAGATGAGCTTCATCGGTGTGGGTATCGCTCACGCCGCGTTCGGTGGTGTGGCCCTGGGACATCTTTTAGGTATTCCTGTCTTTCTTTCCGCCTCGGTATTCTCCGTGGCCGCCGGTCTTGGCATAGGTGCGGTAACCCGTCGTGGAAGGATCAAGGAGGACACGGCGATCGGCATTTTTTTTGCCGCAGGCATGGCTCTGGGGGTGCTTTTTCTCTCACTTAAACCGGGCTACATCACTGACCTTGCAAGTTACCTGTTCGGCTCGATCCTGGCGGTTACCCCTACAGATCTCTGGATTATTGCCGCCGCAGCATTCCTCATTCTCGTCCTGCTTGCCCTCTTCTTCAAGGAGCTTATTGCCTCAAGCTTTGATGCCGAGCTTGCTCGCGCGTCGGGTATACCCGAGGGGTTCTTATTCTATCTTCTCCTTGGATTGGTCTCCCTTGGGATCGTTTCCGCGATCAAGCTCGTGGGGATAATCCTCGTCTCGGCACTACTTGTGCTGCCCGCGGCCACAGCGCTTCAGTGGTCCAGGCGCTACGGGTGGGTGCTTGCGCTTTCAGCGCTCTTCGGCCTTGCCTACACAGTGAGCGGGCTCGCAATCTCCTACTGGATCGATATCCCATCGGGTGCAACGATTGTGATTCTGGGAACGGCCGTCTTCCTCCTCTCCCTTGCTATCTCCCCATTACGGCGCCGCAAGGGTAGTCACCCAGACCGAACACGAAGTGCTCGATCGGGGACCACGGGATAG
- the gyrB gene encoding DNA topoisomerase (ATP-hydrolyzing) subunit B: MTNNYDASQIQVLKGLEGVRRRPAMYIGDVGMRGLHHLVVEIVDNSIDEAMAGVCKHITVTLEEPNRVSVEDDGRGIPVDVHPELGLPGLEVAMTVLHAGAKFSGKVYIISGGLHGVGASVVNALSEWMEVEVYQHGKIYVQSYEKGVTTGPIQIKGNTKKTGTKTTFIPDPTIFKRTSFNPEIIATRLREVAYLNPDLAIKLADKVKGTEQVFAFKRGIVDFLAYLDQGRIRLHKPLYFRDSRNGIEVETAIEYTDSFAENIVTFVNTINTHEGGTHLVGFKAALTKTLNEAARKSNSKGKAIDLTGEDVREGLTAIISVRMRNPQFEGQTKTKLGNSEVRGVVESIVSEGLSSHFDEQPRVLNLILQKTTSAARLREAARKARELERKKSLLASDTLPGKLADCSSDNPDECELFIVEGNSAGGSAKQGRDRRFQAVLALRGKILNVEKSGLNKILANTEIKAIISSVGTGFGEESFDDSRVRYSKIIIMADADVDGSHIRTLLLTLFYRHMRDLIEQGMIYIAQPPLYRIKKGKKEAYLYSEEELEAFRKDESHPERLEVQRFKGLGEMNPEQLWETTMNPEKRILKKISVADAAEAHKVFSVLMGSEVAPRREFIEENAQFVENLDI, translated from the coding sequence GTCGACAACTCGATAGACGAGGCTATGGCCGGGGTGTGTAAGCATATAACCGTTACCCTTGAGGAGCCCAACAGGGTCTCTGTTGAGGACGACGGGCGCGGTATCCCTGTGGATGTCCATCCTGAACTTGGTCTTCCAGGCCTTGAGGTGGCGATGACCGTGCTGCACGCCGGAGCTAAGTTCTCGGGTAAGGTTTATATCATCTCCGGTGGGTTGCACGGGGTGGGCGCCTCGGTGGTAAACGCGCTTTCAGAGTGGATGGAGGTAGAGGTATATCAGCACGGCAAGATCTACGTCCAATCCTACGAGAAGGGGGTAACCACAGGGCCGATACAAATCAAGGGCAATACGAAGAAGACCGGCACGAAGACGACCTTTATCCCTGATCCTACCATCTTCAAACGCACCAGCTTCAATCCTGAGATCATCGCCACCCGGCTGCGTGAGGTCGCCTATCTTAATCCTGATCTCGCTATCAAGCTTGCGGATAAGGTCAAGGGAACAGAGCAGGTTTTTGCCTTCAAGCGGGGCATCGTGGACTTTTTGGCCTACCTTGATCAGGGACGCATCAGGCTTCACAAACCGTTATACTTCAGGGATTCGCGCAACGGCATAGAGGTGGAGACTGCCATCGAGTACACAGACAGCTTCGCCGAGAACATCGTTACCTTTGTCAACACCATCAACACCCATGAGGGGGGGACGCATCTTGTGGGTTTCAAGGCGGCGCTAACAAAGACCTTAAACGAGGCCGCGCGCAAATCCAACTCCAAGGGCAAGGCCATCGATCTTACCGGTGAGGACGTTCGTGAGGGGCTTACGGCGATAATCTCGGTGCGGATGCGCAACCCCCAGTTTGAGGGGCAGACAAAGACAAAGCTTGGCAACAGCGAGGTGCGAGGAGTAGTAGAATCCATAGTTTCGGAGGGACTATCCAGTCACTTCGATGAGCAGCCGCGGGTTTTAAATCTCATCCTTCAGAAGACAACTTCAGCGGCGCGCTTGCGAGAGGCGGCGCGTAAAGCTCGCGAACTCGAACGAAAGAAGAGCCTTTTAGCCTCCGACACCCTGCCGGGCAAGCTTGCCGACTGCTCGTCCGACAATCCAGATGAGTGCGAGCTCTTCATAGTCGAGGGAAACTCAGCAGGCGGCTCGGCCAAGCAAGGACGCGACCGCCGCTTCCAGGCCGTGCTTGCCCTGCGCGGAAAGATCCTTAACGTGGAGAAGTCCGGACTTAATAAGATACTGGCCAATACGGAGATAAAGGCCATCATCAGCTCGGTGGGGACGGGCTTCGGTGAGGAGAGCTTCGACGATTCACGGGTGCGATACTCCAAGATCATCATCATGGCCGATGCGGACGTGGACGGCTCGCACATCCGAACACTGCTTTTAACCCTTTTCTACCGGCACATGCGCGATCTTATAGAACAGGGAATGATCTACATCGCGCAGCCACCGCTTTACCGAATCAAAAAGGGAAAGAAGGAGGCCTACCTTTACTCCGAGGAGGAGCTTGAGGCGTTCCGTAAGGATGAGTCCCATCCGGAGCGTCTGGAGGTGCAGCGATTTAAGGGACTGGGTGAGATGAACCCGGAGCAGCTGTGGGAGACTACCATGAATCCGGAGAAGCGCATCTTAAAGAAGATCAGCGTGGCGGATGCGGCCGAGGCTCACAAGGTCTTTTCGGTGCTCATGGGCTCGGAGGTCGCGCCGCGACGGGAGTTCATAGAAGAAAACGCACAGTTTGTTGAGAATCTGGACATCTAG
- a CDS encoding elongation factor G translates to MLPNAWTPKSFLRLPSLSEGGLVNDPKKIRTFGFFGHGGSGKTSLADAVLYLTSANSRQGKVDAGTSIFDFDEAEIERKISLNLALASCEHAGTIFNMVDTPGYADFIGEMISGARAVDLGVVVIDAAEGIGVGTEMSWKRLAEEKKGRALFINKLGKEDTDFASDYSQMVDAYGTSVAPITIPIGSGSSLSGVVDLLNEKAYVTKDGKTEEAPIPADVKGDVETYREKLIEAIVELDEDLLESYLEGNIPTVEQLTPVLRKGIAEGAAYPLFAGDALSLVGVKPFIEFAASLFPSPLEILPLKVQEGGEEKEIAPHPAGDALAYVFKTVSDPHLGDLLYVRVFSGEIASGSTLKNTDQGSSERIGQILSIQGRERSEIGKLSCGMIGGLVKLKSTGTGDTLSSKAAHSIGKMEFPNPPISVAIVPQSKGDEEKVSNALARLHDEDPTFVYRFDPELKQQLISGMGELHLDVILSKLKKKFGVSVDTRKPRIPYRETVTLEATARGRHKKQTGGRGQFGDVFLRLEPLSLGSGAEFASEIFGGAIPSKFIPSVEKGVRETVAQGFLAGYPMVDLKATVYDGSFHPVDSSDIAFKLAAQIAFRAACEKAKPILLEPILTVEVTVPEEFMGDVIGDLNSRRGKIQGMDSVGRNQVIKALVPEAEMYKYATTLRSVTQGRGFFTATFDHYEPVPRELSAKVIEEAKKAKEE, encoded by the coding sequence CTGTTACCCAACGCCTGGACTCCAAAAAGCTTTCTGAGATTACCAAGTTTGTCTGAAGGAGGTTTGGTGAACGATCCTAAGAAGATAAGGACCTTTGGATTCTTCGGACACGGCGGTTCGGGCAAGACCAGTCTGGCCGACGCTGTCCTTTACCTCACCAGTGCCAACTCCAGACAGGGCAAGGTGGACGCAGGCACCTCGATCTTCGACTTCGACGAGGCCGAGATAGAGAGAAAGATCAGTCTCAACCTTGCCCTTGCTTCGTGCGAGCATGCAGGCACCATCTTTAACATGGTCGACACCCCTGGCTATGCGGACTTCATAGGCGAGATGATCTCCGGTGCCCGCGCGGTTGATCTTGGTGTAGTGGTGATAGATGCCGCCGAAGGCATCGGGGTGGGCACCGAGATGAGCTGGAAACGTCTTGCCGAAGAAAAAAAGGGCAGGGCGCTCTTTATAAACAAGCTGGGCAAGGAGGATACCGACTTTGCCTCCGACTATAGCCAAATGGTTGATGCATACGGGACCTCGGTTGCGCCGATAACTATACCCATAGGTTCAGGCTCAAGCCTTTCCGGGGTGGTAGATCTCCTCAACGAAAAGGCCTATGTGACCAAGGACGGCAAGACCGAGGAGGCTCCGATCCCTGCCGACGTCAAAGGCGACGTGGAAACCTACCGCGAGAAGCTCATAGAGGCTATTGTCGAGCTGGATGAGGACCTCTTGGAGTCCTATCTCGAAGGCAACATCCCAACGGTGGAGCAGCTTACCCCGGTGCTCAGGAAGGGTATCGCCGAGGGGGCAGCCTATCCTCTGTTCGCTGGAGACGCGCTCTCTCTCGTCGGTGTGAAGCCCTTCATCGAGTTCGCGGCCTCCTTATTCCCCTCGCCCCTTGAGATACTTCCACTAAAGGTGCAGGAAGGTGGTGAAGAGAAGGAAATCGCTCCCCATCCCGCGGGCGACGCGCTGGCCTACGTTTTCAAGACCGTCTCCGACCCTCATCTGGGTGATCTGCTCTACGTTCGTGTCTTCTCTGGCGAGATTGCATCCGGCTCCACCCTTAAGAACACCGATCAGGGCTCCTCGGAACGTATCGGACAGATCCTTTCCATCCAGGGCCGCGAGCGCTCCGAGATCGGTAAACTTTCCTGCGGCATGATAGGCGGGCTGGTTAAATTGAAGTCCACCGGCACTGGAGACACCCTCTCCTCCAAGGCGGCTCACTCCATTGGCAAGATGGAGTTTCCCAACCCGCCCATCTCGGTGGCTATCGTGCCCCAGTCCAAGGGCGACGAGGAAAAGGTCTCCAATGCGCTCGCCAGGTTGCACGACGAGGACCCCACCTTCGTCTACCGGTTTGACCCCGAACTCAAGCAGCAGCTTATTTCAGGCATGGGCGAGCTGCATCTCGACGTCATCCTGTCCAAGCTCAAGAAGAAGTTCGGGGTTTCGGTGGATACCCGCAAGCCGCGCATCCCCTATCGCGAGACCGTCACCCTAGAGGCGACCGCCCGGGGACGTCACAAGAAGCAGACCGGCGGTCGCGGTCAGTTCGGCGACGTGTTCCTTCGCCTGGAGCCTCTGTCCTTGGGGTCAGGGGCGGAGTTTGCCTCGGAGATCTTCGGCGGCGCCATCCCATCCAAGTTCATCCCGTCTGTGGAGAAGGGTGTGCGCGAGACCGTTGCACAGGGCTTTTTGGCCGGCTACCCGATGGTTGACCTCAAGGCCACGGTCTACGACGGAAGCTTTCACCCGGTGGACTCATCGGATATCGCCTTCAAGCTTGCCGCACAGATAGCGTTCCGCGCTGCTTGTGAGAAGGCAAAACCCATACTGCTTGAACCCATCCTGACCGTCGAAGTAACCGTTCCCGAGGAGTTCATGGGCGACGTGATAGGCGATTTGAACTCCCGGCGGGGCAAGATACAGGGCATGGACTCGGTGGGTCGCAACCAGGTGATCAAGGCTTTAGTGCCCGAGGCGGAGATGTATAAGTACGCGACGACTCTCAGATCGGTAACCCAGGGACGCGGGTTCTTCACCGCGACGTTCGATCACTACGAGCCGGTGCCTCGTGAGCTCTCGGCCAAGGTCATCGAGGAAGCGAAAAAGGCTAAAGAGGAATAA